The Halomicrobium salinisoli genome contains a region encoding:
- a CDS encoding VIT1/CCC1 transporter family protein — MSPNLGSLRTLLGREDVLSIARRYFVSNGFDGTLTCIGVVVGAVLSGIPDGVTVIKIGAGAAVGLGTSAVWSVWEIERAETKAEILRMERAMLTDLDDTRVQREQRGARVIHAVASGLGPLIGVLIPLSPFAVEGALLTMVQAAAVSVALGVGVLSVFGAYMGSISGQRWYVAAARMGLAGLVVAAINVFLPG; from the coding sequence GTGTCGCCGAACCTCGGGTCGCTCCGGACCCTCCTGGGCAGGGAGGACGTGCTCTCGATCGCGCGGCGGTACTTCGTCTCCAACGGCTTCGACGGCACGCTGACGTGCATCGGCGTCGTCGTCGGAGCGGTCCTCTCGGGGATCCCGGACGGAGTGACCGTGATCAAGATCGGCGCCGGGGCCGCCGTCGGCCTCGGCACGTCCGCGGTCTGGAGCGTCTGGGAGATCGAGCGCGCGGAGACGAAGGCCGAGATCCTCCGCATGGAGCGGGCGATGCTGACGGACCTCGACGACACGCGCGTCCAGCGGGAGCAGCGCGGCGCCCGGGTGATCCACGCGGTCGCGAGCGGGCTCGGGCCGCTGATCGGGGTCCTGATCCCGCTGTCGCCGTTCGCCGTGGAGGGGGCGCTGTTGACCATGGTGCAGGCCGCAGCCGTCTCGGTCGCCCTCGGCGTCGGCGTCCTCAGCGTGTTCGGCGCGTACATGGGGTCGATCTCCGGGCAGCGGTGGTACGTCGCCGCCGCCCGGATGGGACTGGCCGGCCTCGTCGTCGCCGCCATCAACGTCTTCCTCCCGGGGTGA
- a CDS encoding universal stress protein: protein MYDRLLFPTDGSDVASDALDYALDVASTHGATLHVLNVADTTVDSVTNVRGEVVDALEEEGERVVAAAAERARDRGVSVVTDVLQGRPHETIVDYARTSNVDLVVMPTHGRSGIERYLLGSVTERVVNTSDVPVLTVTPDEDARLTYPPRDVLVPTDGSPGADRALAEGIALANGTDATLHLVHVVETASLGFDVRSSVKGDELEEQGTEILDAAAERAREASVDDVVTTLASGRAYREILSYAKENGVDVVALGTHGETDFSRYALGGVSAKLIRTSPVPVLLTRQPASD, encoded by the coding sequence ATGTACGATCGGCTCCTGTTCCCGACCGACGGGAGCGACGTCGCGTCCGACGCCCTCGACTACGCCCTCGACGTCGCGTCAACCCACGGCGCGACCCTCCACGTGCTCAACGTCGCGGACACGACCGTCGACAGCGTCACCAACGTCCGCGGCGAGGTCGTCGACGCCCTCGAAGAGGAGGGCGAGCGCGTCGTGGCGGCGGCGGCCGAGCGGGCGAGAGACCGGGGCGTGTCCGTCGTGACCGATGTCCTGCAGGGTCGCCCCCACGAGACGATCGTCGATTACGCGCGAACGAGCAACGTCGACCTCGTCGTCATGCCCACGCACGGCCGTAGCGGGATCGAGCGATACCTCCTCGGCAGCGTCACCGAGCGCGTGGTCAACACGTCCGACGTCCCCGTCCTGACCGTCACGCCCGACGAGGACGCCCGCCTGACGTACCCGCCGCGGGACGTCCTGGTCCCGACCGACGGGAGTCCGGGGGCCGACCGGGCCCTCGCAGAGGGGATCGCCCTCGCGAATGGGACCGACGCGACGCTGCACCTCGTCCACGTAGTAGAGACGGCGAGCCTCGGGTTCGACGTCAGGTCGAGCGTGAAAGGCGACGAGCTGGAGGAGCAGGGAACCGAAATCCTCGACGCGGCAGCGGAGCGAGCGCGCGAGGCGTCGGTCGACGACGTCGTCACGACGCTGGCGTCCGGGCGGGCTTACCGGGAGATCCTCTCGTACGCCAAAGAGAACGGCGTCGACGTCGTCGCGCTGGGCACGCACGGCGAGACGGACTTCAGCCGGTACGCGCTGGGCGGCGTCAGCGCCAAGCTGATCCGGACCTCGCCCGTGCCGGTCCTGCTGACTCGACAGCCGGCGTCGGACTGA
- a CDS encoding DUF211 domain-containing protein, with the protein MLPVRRLVLDVLKPHEPPLPEFTTQLSDAESVEGVSASLLEHDKEVQNVEVTLSGEALTYESIEEAVEALGGTVHSVDQVACGELAADGRPSEDD; encoded by the coding sequence ATGCTACCCGTCCGACGTCTCGTACTCGACGTGTTGAAGCCCCACGAGCCACCGCTCCCCGAGTTCACGACCCAGCTCTCCGACGCGGAGAGCGTCGAGGGCGTCTCCGCCTCGCTGCTCGAACACGACAAGGAGGTCCAGAACGTCGAGGTCACGCTCAGTGGAGAGGCGCTGACCTACGAGTCGATCGAGGAGGCGGTCGAGGCGCTGGGCGGGACCGTCCACTCGGTCGATCAGGTCGCCTGTGGCGAGCTCGCAGCGGACGGCCGGCCATCGGAGGACGACTGA
- a CDS encoding universal stress protein, with amino-acid sequence MYDAILVPTDGSEHARRAAEHAAALADAFDAALHVVTVVDLNAAAGPFSAGGLDDREIQRLKDRRAEAIEAVESAIDATGDLHTEVVTGRPGKAILQYAGEHGVDLIAMGTHGRSGVRRAIAGSVAEHVVRRATVPVITVRATDRSRVGDGYQDVLVPTDGSDHAATAAAHGVAIAAAFDARVHAVHVVDVGAAATTPSVSPPTTLLDQLKSAGEEATEAVAERAREAGIDVRTQVREGLPSRHLLEYSAEHDVDLIAMGSAGRTGLDRYLVGSTTERVIRRAEMPVLSVTAGEE; translated from the coding sequence ATGTACGACGCGATCCTCGTGCCGACGGACGGCAGCGAGCACGCCCGCCGGGCGGCCGAACACGCGGCCGCGCTGGCGGACGCGTTCGACGCCGCGCTCCACGTCGTCACGGTCGTCGACCTGAACGCGGCGGCCGGGCCCTTCAGCGCCGGCGGTCTGGACGACCGGGAGATCCAGCGGCTGAAGGACAGGCGTGCCGAGGCGATCGAGGCGGTCGAGTCGGCGATCGACGCGACGGGCGACCTTCACACGGAGGTCGTCACGGGCCGCCCCGGAAAGGCCATCCTCCAGTACGCGGGTGAGCACGGCGTCGACCTGATCGCGATGGGGACCCACGGCCGGTCGGGGGTGCGACGCGCCATCGCGGGGAGCGTCGCCGAGCACGTCGTCCGACGGGCGACGGTGCCGGTGATCACCGTCAGGGCGACCGACCGGAGCCGCGTCGGCGACGGCTACCAGGACGTCCTCGTCCCGACCGACGGGAGCGACCACGCGGCGACGGCCGCGGCCCACGGCGTCGCCATCGCGGCGGCGTTCGACGCCCGCGTCCACGCCGTTCACGTCGTCGACGTCGGCGCGGCGGCGACGACGCCGAGCGTCTCCCCGCCGACGACGCTGCTCGACCAGCTGAAGTCGGCCGGCGAGGAGGCCACCGAGGCGGTCGCCGAGCGAGCGCGGGAGGCGGGGATCGACGTGCGGACGCAGGTCCGGGAGGGGCTGCCGTCCCGGCACCTCCTGGAGTACTCGGCCGAGCACGACGTCGACCTGATCGCGATGGGGTCGGCCGGCCGCACCGGTCTCGACCGGTACCTCGTCGGCAGCACGACCGAGCGGGTGATCCGGCGGGCCGAGATGCCGGTCCTCTCCGTGACGGCCGGCGAGGAGTGA
- a CDS encoding metal-dependent hydrolase, translating into MMLPTHALVGLALAIPYALAVPELGAVALAAGFLGGVLPDVDLYADHRKALHYPVYHSAIAVALVPLAVAVPSPAVAAAAFLALGAAAHSVTDVVGGGLELRPWEGTSDRAVYDHYRDRWIAPRRWVRYDGAPEDLLFAVGAAAPSLVVLDGGYDLLVFAALFVAGAYAAVRRILPAVATFAVERVLLPYFPSVVVASVPDRYFEEAGEHHAGRATDGAR; encoded by the coding sequence ATGATGCTCCCGACGCACGCGCTGGTCGGGCTGGCCCTCGCCATTCCGTACGCCCTCGCGGTACCGGAACTGGGCGCCGTGGCCCTCGCGGCGGGCTTTCTCGGTGGCGTGCTCCCCGACGTCGACCTCTACGCCGACCACCGGAAGGCCCTCCACTACCCGGTGTACCACTCGGCGATCGCCGTGGCGCTCGTCCCGCTCGCCGTGGCCGTCCCGTCGCCTGCGGTCGCGGCGGCGGCGTTCCTCGCGCTCGGCGCGGCCGCCCACAGCGTCACCGACGTCGTCGGCGGCGGGCTGGAGCTCCGGCCCTGGGAGGGGACCTCCGATCGGGCGGTCTACGACCACTACCGCGACCGGTGGATCGCCCCGCGCCGGTGGGTCCGGTACGACGGCGCGCCCGAGGACCTCCTGTTCGCCGTCGGGGCCGCAGCGCCGTCGCTCGTCGTCCTCGACGGCGGGTACGACCTGCTCGTCTTCGCCGCGCTGTTCGTCGCGGGCGCATACGCTGCAGTCAGACGCATACTCCCCGCAGTAGCGACGTTCGCCGTCGAGCGAGTGCTGCTTCCGTACTTCCCGAGCGTCGTCGTGGCGTCCGTGCCCGACCGCTACTTCGAGGAGGCGGGCGAGCACCACGCCGGGCGAGCGACTGACGGGGCACGCTGA